A section of the Macadamia integrifolia cultivar HAES 741 chromosome 9, SCU_Mint_v3, whole genome shotgun sequence genome encodes:
- the LOC122087995 gene encoding secoisolariciresinol dehydrogenase, which produces MFKIQPRNYFSILKDLALKNYYCNKSFSSETTRRLEGKVALITGAASGIGKATATKFVNNGAKVVIADIQHQLGQDTAAKLAPNATFIPCDVTKESDVSAAVDFAVSEHGHLDIMYNNAGISGHTPPSIIDLDLSEFDRVMNINVRGIITGIKHAARVMIPRRSGSILCTASITAVMGGLAPHAYSISKFAVVGIIKSAAAELCRYGIRVNCISPFAIPTPFVMDEMVKIYPGVDEGRIVQIVHGSGDLAGVNCDVEDVANAAIYLASDDAKYVSGHNLVVDGGFTSSKTLGFPVPSTVT; this is translated from the exons ATGTTCAAGATCCAACCCAG GAATTACTTCTCCATTTTAAAAGATCTAGCTTTGAAGAACTACTACTGCAACAAGAGTTTCTCATCTGAGACAACAAGAAG GTTGGAAGGCAAAGTGGCTCTGATTACCGGAGCAGCCAGTGGCATCGGCAAAGCAACTGCAACGAAATTCGTTAACAATGGAGCTAAAGTGGTGATCGCCGACATCCAACATCAACTCGGCCAAGACACAGCGGCAAAGCTCGCACCTAACGCTACCTTCATCCCTTGCGACGTAACCAAAGAATCCGATGTCTCCGCCGCCGTAGACTTCGCCGTCTCCGAGCACGGCCATCTCGATATCATGTACAACAATGCCGGAATCTCAGGTCACACTCCTCCCAGCATCATCGATCTCGATCTTTCAGAATTTGATAGAGTAATGAACATCAATGTCAGAGGTATCATCACCGGAATCAAGCACGCAGCTCGTGTCATGATACCTCGCCGTTCCGGCAGTATCCTCTGTACTGCTAGTATCACGGCGGTCATGGGAGGGTTAGCTCCACATGCTTATAGTATCTCCAAGTTTGCTGTGGTGGGAATCATTAAATCGGCTGCGGCGGAGCTGTGTAGGTATGGGATTCGAGTGAATTGCATCTCTCCTTTTGCGATTCCAACACCGTTTGTGATGGATGAGATGGTGAAGATCTATCCAGGCGTTGATGAAGGGAGAATTGTTCAGATCGTTCATGGTTCGGGAGATTTGGCTGGGGTTAATTGTGATGTTGAAGATGTAGCTAATGCGGCGATCTATTTGGCTTCTGATGATGCTAAGTATGTGAGCGGCCATAATCTGGTTGTGGATGGAGGGTTCACCTCTTCCAAGACCTTGGGATTTCCGGTACCATCCACTGTAACATAG